The following are encoded in a window of Microbacterium sp. LWO13-1.2 genomic DNA:
- a CDS encoding DUF5107 domain-containing protein, which yields MTTTIRQSVLTLSAGEIGRPGPFPPLEAEAVTRLRADATSVPDDIAARVAAAPPPWSFPYHPQSEYDRERRTRDIDVVVLENEHLRATIVPSLGGRIWSLVDVASGAELLSANKAFQPANLALRDAWFAGGVEFNIGMRGHSPTTCDPLHAAVVDGPGGAPGLRMWEFERARGLVFAIDVHLAHDSDLLAVHVRVVNPDTAPASMYWWTNIAVPETDGTRVIAASRTTYASDYSGRLVGIDAPYRGDIDITLPGQHPGAADYFFDGTGIDVPWITAIGEDGTGLLHASTARLVGRKLFCWGNGQGARRWQEWLSPEGGRYAEIQAGLAPTQFEYLEMPARAEWSWTEVFGKVRIDGAGPEHATPDAIQAADRDVQTRLSTHDIDALHGELSDFARRAPLSILNRGSGWGAVERTLRRADEWIDETPTPFPVVEGDDSAPWNDLVVHGVIPPTAFVGSHVRGDRWERHLRSIPGAEADAFAQYHLGVLAHVAGDADAARAHLRASNAAAPSAAATRALGFVALQQGDAADAARHLRDAIALTSAGSPERAALILETLDVLRRAGDFEQVRGLAITALRDEVLTGSVTARVRLALVEAELEVGDRESAAALLRGGGILPANFREGEDRIAMLWQRAFGEKPPRELDFSMFEGAEVL from the coding sequence ATGACCACCACGATCCGACAGTCCGTACTCACCCTGTCTGCGGGCGAGATCGGCCGACCGGGGCCGTTCCCGCCGCTCGAAGCGGAGGCCGTCACGCGCTTGCGCGCCGACGCCACGAGCGTGCCCGACGACATCGCCGCGCGCGTGGCTGCAGCGCCGCCGCCGTGGTCGTTCCCCTACCACCCGCAGTCGGAGTACGACCGGGAACGGCGCACGCGCGACATCGACGTCGTCGTGCTCGAGAACGAGCACCTCCGGGCCACGATCGTGCCGAGCCTCGGCGGGCGCATCTGGTCGCTCGTCGATGTGGCCAGCGGCGCCGAGCTGCTCTCTGCCAACAAGGCCTTCCAGCCGGCGAACCTGGCCCTCCGCGACGCGTGGTTCGCCGGAGGGGTCGAGTTCAACATCGGCATGCGCGGCCACTCGCCCACCACGTGCGATCCGCTCCATGCCGCCGTCGTGGACGGTCCCGGCGGCGCGCCGGGCCTGCGCATGTGGGAGTTCGAGCGGGCTCGCGGACTGGTCTTCGCGATCGACGTGCACCTCGCGCACGACTCCGATCTGCTGGCCGTGCACGTGCGAGTGGTGAATCCGGACACCGCCCCGGCATCGATGTACTGGTGGACGAACATCGCGGTCCCCGAGACCGACGGCACTCGTGTGATCGCGGCATCTCGCACGACCTACGCCTCGGACTACAGCGGCCGGCTCGTCGGGATCGATGCACCGTACCGTGGCGACATCGACATCACCCTGCCGGGACAGCATCCGGGCGCCGCCGACTACTTCTTCGACGGCACCGGGATCGACGTTCCCTGGATCACCGCCATCGGCGAAGACGGCACCGGGCTTCTGCACGCGTCGACCGCACGACTCGTGGGCAGGAAGCTGTTCTGCTGGGGCAACGGCCAGGGCGCGCGTCGCTGGCAGGAGTGGCTCTCGCCGGAGGGCGGGCGCTACGCCGAGATCCAGGCGGGGCTTGCGCCCACACAGTTCGAGTACCTCGAGATGCCCGCACGCGCGGAGTGGAGCTGGACCGAGGTGTTCGGGAAGGTTCGGATCGACGGTGCCGGCCCCGAGCACGCCACCCCGGACGCGATCCAGGCAGCCGACCGAGACGTGCAGACTCGGCTTTCCACGCACGACATCGACGCCCTCCACGGCGAGCTCTCTGACTTCGCGCGGCGTGCCCCGCTGAGCATCCTGAATCGCGGGTCGGGCTGGGGCGCTGTCGAGCGGACGCTGCGTCGCGCCGACGAGTGGATCGACGAGACGCCCACGCCGTTCCCCGTGGTCGAGGGCGACGACTCTGCGCCGTGGAACGATCTGGTCGTGCACGGGGTGATTCCGCCGACCGCGTTCGTGGGATCCCACGTCCGCGGCGACCGGTGGGAGCGCCACCTCCGGAGCATCCCTGGGGCCGAGGCGGATGCCTTCGCGCAGTACCACCTCGGCGTCCTCGCGCACGTCGCCGGTGATGCCGATGCGGCTCGGGCGCATCTGCGGGCCTCGAACGCCGCAGCGCCGTCAGCGGCGGCGACGCGTGCGCTCGGTTTCGTCGCTCTGCAGCAGGGGGACGCGGCGGATGCTGCGCGGCACCTCCGCGATGCGATCGCCCTCACCTCTGCCGGTTCACCGGAACGGGCGGCGCTGATCCTGGAAACGCTCGACGTCCTGCGGCGCGCGGGGGATTTCGAACAGGTTCGGGGCTTGGCGATCACGGCACTTCGCGACGAAGTGCTGACCGGATCGGTCACCGCTCGCGTGCGCCTTGCTCTCGTCGAGGCGGAACTGGAGGTCGGCGACCGCGAGTCCGCGGCCGCCCTGCTCCGTGGCGGCGGCATCCTTCCCGCGAACTTCCGTGAAGGAGAAGACCGCATCGCGATGCTGTGGCAGCGCGCATTCGGCGAGAAGCCCCCGCGCGAACTCGACTTCTCGATGTTCGAGGGAGCCGAGGTGCTCTGA
- a CDS encoding VOC family protein → MAIRLENIGIAVRDLEETISFFSDLGLTVLGRDEVSGEWADTAVGLDGNHAKIAVLQTPDGQGQIELFEYIHPEAIETDPTLPNEIGMHRIAFSVDDIDASLAIAARHGYHPLRGVANYQDVYTLTYLRGPSGILVMFAQDLTKS, encoded by the coding sequence ATGGCCATCAGACTTGAGAACATCGGCATCGCCGTCCGCGACCTCGAAGAGACGATCTCGTTCTTCTCCGACCTCGGTCTCACCGTGCTCGGGCGCGACGAAGTCAGCGGAGAATGGGCCGACACCGCCGTCGGTCTCGACGGCAACCACGCCAAGATCGCGGTGCTCCAGACGCCCGACGGCCAGGGCCAGATCGAGCTCTTCGAGTACATCCACCCCGAGGCGATCGAGACCGATCCGACGCTGCCGAACGAGATCGGGATGCACCGCATCGCCTTCTCCGTCGACGACATCGACGCTTCTCTGGCCATTGCGGCGCGGCACGGGTATCACCCGCTCCGCGGGGTCGCGAACTACCAGGACGTCTACACGCTCACCTATCTTCGCGGTCCCAGCGGCATCCTCGTGATGTTCGCGCAGGATCTCACGAAGAGCTGA
- a CDS encoding esterase-like activity of phytase family protein, which translates to MRRVSRAIVAATVAATAVTLLLAAPAQASNQTTPTSKMHAFEPTLVAWAELSADFLAEGPASGAQASPGNGRQGPWDGQVIPGFSAVIDNGDGTFWAQPDNGFGAKGNSADFLLRSYLVRPDWQTAEGGAGEIAVERFISYNDRNGVLDFPIVNDGTAERLLTGADFDIESVVRAKDGSFWVGEEFGPFLLHFDAEGTLLETPFSIDGAKSPQNPYLQPGETPRVRASRGFEALASSVNGRYLYPIVEGSYADDTDLRRREILEFDTKKGAYTGRTWSYQTDQEPNVIGDAFTVKNNVLLVVERDDFEGDQAVTKRIYEINLKKTDADGYLEKTLVLDALRIANPDGLSAGNGYGSGEVFSMPVQSLETIVQLRDGRLLIANDNNYPGNDARVPGTPDDTEFAVIDLERTKVEPELVTVIGHRGASGYRPEHTLAAYEQAIVQCADYIEPDVVSTKDGVLVARHENEISGTTDVSARPEFADRKTTKIIDGASITGWFTEDFTFAELRTLRAKERLPQVRPGNTAFDGLYLIPTLDEVIDLARHSVSCDGRQIGVYPETKHPSYFDSIGLSLEEPLVDALESNGVNDADAPVIVQSFEVSNLQDLDGQTDVRLAQLVSSSGRPYDFTVAGDSRTYADLVTPTGLAEIAGYADGVGVEKSVLIPRTPAGTLAAPSPVIADAHAAGLSVHGWTFRLENQYLPAEFRSSSDPFAAGDLAGEIQVFLDAGMDGIFSDQPDIAATVG; encoded by the coding sequence ATGAGAAGAGTCTCCCGCGCCATCGTCGCCGCGACCGTCGCCGCGACCGCAGTCACCTTGCTCCTCGCCGCTCCGGCGCAGGCATCGAATCAGACCACTCCGACCTCGAAGATGCACGCGTTCGAGCCGACGCTCGTCGCGTGGGCCGAGCTCTCGGCCGACTTCCTCGCCGAAGGCCCCGCATCCGGTGCGCAGGCATCGCCGGGCAACGGCCGGCAGGGGCCCTGGGACGGCCAGGTGATCCCCGGCTTCTCGGCGGTGATCGACAACGGCGACGGCACCTTCTGGGCGCAGCCCGACAACGGCTTCGGCGCGAAAGGCAACTCGGCCGACTTCCTGCTGCGCAGCTACCTCGTGCGTCCCGACTGGCAGACCGCCGAGGGCGGGGCCGGCGAGATCGCCGTCGAGCGCTTCATCTCGTACAACGATCGCAATGGGGTGCTCGACTTCCCGATCGTGAACGACGGCACCGCGGAGCGCCTGCTCACCGGTGCGGACTTCGATATCGAGTCGGTCGTCCGGGCGAAGGACGGCAGCTTCTGGGTCGGCGAGGAGTTCGGTCCGTTCCTGCTGCATTTCGATGCCGAAGGCACGCTCCTCGAGACGCCCTTCTCGATCGACGGTGCGAAGTCGCCGCAGAACCCGTACCTGCAGCCCGGCGAGACCCCGCGGGTGCGCGCGAGCCGCGGGTTCGAAGCGCTCGCCAGCTCGGTCAACGGACGCTACCTCTACCCGATCGTCGAAGGTTCGTATGCCGACGACACCGACCTCCGCCGCCGCGAGATCCTCGAGTTCGACACGAAGAAGGGCGCCTACACCGGGCGCACCTGGAGCTACCAGACCGACCAGGAGCCGAATGTCATCGGCGACGCCTTCACGGTCAAGAACAACGTGCTGCTCGTCGTCGAGCGCGACGACTTCGAAGGCGACCAGGCGGTGACCAAGCGCATCTACGAGATCAACCTGAAGAAGACCGATGCCGACGGCTACCTCGAGAAGACCCTGGTGCTCGATGCCCTTCGCATCGCCAATCCCGACGGCCTCAGCGCCGGCAACGGCTACGGCAGCGGCGAGGTGTTCTCGATGCCCGTGCAGTCGCTCGAGACGATCGTGCAGCTGCGCGACGGCCGCCTGCTGATCGCCAACGACAACAACTACCCCGGCAACGACGCCCGTGTGCCCGGCACCCCCGACGACACCGAGTTCGCCGTCATCGACCTCGAGCGCACGAAGGTCGAGCCCGAGCTCGTCACCGTCATCGGCCACCGGGGCGCGAGCGGATACCGCCCGGAGCACACCCTCGCCGCCTACGAGCAGGCGATCGTGCAGTGCGCCGACTACATCGAGCCCGACGTGGTCTCGACCAAGGACGGCGTTCTCGTCGCCCGCCACGAGAACGAGATCAGCGGCACCACCGACGTCTCGGCCCGGCCCGAGTTCGCCGACCGCAAGACGACGAAGATCATCGACGGGGCGAGCATCACCGGCTGGTTCACCGAGGACTTCACCTTCGCCGAGCTGCGCACACTTCGGGCGAAGGAGCGGCTGCCGCAGGTGCGCCCGGGAAACACCGCCTTCGACGGGCTGTACCTGATTCCGACCCTCGACGAGGTCATCGACCTCGCGCGCCACTCGGTCAGCTGCGACGGCCGCCAGATCGGCGTCTACCCCGAGACGAAGCATCCGTCCTACTTCGACTCGATCGGCCTCTCGCTCGAGGAGCCGCTCGTCGACGCCCTCGAGAGCAACGGAGTCAACGACGCGGATGCGCCCGTGATCGTGCAGAGCTTCGAGGTGTCGAATCTGCAGGACCTCGACGGGCAGACCGACGTGCGACTGGCTCAGCTGGTGAGCTCGTCGGGACGCCCCTACGACTTCACGGTCGCGGGTGACTCGCGCACATACGCCGACCTGGTGACGCCGACCGGTCTCGCCGAGATCGCCGGCTATGCCGACGGGGTGGGCGTCGAGAAGTCGGTGCTGATCCCGCGCACGCCGGCGGGCACTCTCGCCGCGCCGTCACCCGTGATCGCGGATGCGCACGCGGCCGGGCTATCGGTGCACGGCTGGACCTTCCGCCTCGAGAACCAGTACCTGCCCGCCGAGTTCCGCTCTTCGAGCGACCCATTCGCGGCGGGTGACCTCGCCGGCGAGATCCAGGTCTTCCTCGATGCAGGGATGGACGGCATCTTCAGCGACCAGCCCGACATCGCGGCGACCGTCGGCTAG
- a CDS encoding cupin domain-containing protein — translation MTIQPFDVGPDENIEGYLIGSPVSIIREFASAPGTGPRLHRHPYVETFVIHRGRALFTVGDEQVIGAGGQILVVPALVSHRFEVLDGGTYEATHVHANDRFVTEWLE, via the coding sequence ATGACCATCCAGCCCTTCGACGTGGGCCCCGACGAGAACATCGAGGGATACCTGATCGGGTCGCCGGTGAGCATCATCCGCGAGTTCGCCTCGGCTCCCGGAACAGGGCCGCGCCTGCACCGGCATCCGTACGTCGAGACGTTCGTCATCCACCGCGGCCGGGCACTGTTCACCGTCGGCGACGAGCAGGTCATCGGCGCCGGCGGTCAGATCCTCGTCGTGCCGGCGCTCGTCTCGCACCGCTTCGAGGTGCTCGACGGCGGCACGTACGAGGCGACGCACGTGCACGCGAACGATCGCTTCGTGACGGAGTGGCTCGAGTAG
- a CDS encoding transcription initiation protein — translation MTKYLISFPSEAMVLTPEEFPIVVAESHAVIEEAKAAGVYVFGGGINEEVGPVLVSASGSVSTEIHPGSELTGGFTVLELPTRDDAIEWAGKIAAACRCAQELREFGYDPAS, via the coding sequence ATGACCAAGTACCTCATCTCGTTTCCGAGCGAAGCCATGGTGCTCACCCCCGAGGAGTTCCCGATCGTCGTCGCCGAGTCGCACGCCGTGATCGAGGAGGCGAAGGCCGCCGGTGTCTACGTGTTCGGCGGCGGCATCAACGAGGAGGTCGGTCCGGTGCTGGTCTCCGCCAGCGGCTCGGTGAGCACCGAGATCCATCCCGGCTCCGAGCTCACCGGCGGGTTCACCGTGCTCGAGTTGCCGACCCGAGACGACGCGATCGAGTGGGCAGGGAAGATCGCGGCAGCTTGCCGATGCGCGCAGGAGCTCCGCGAGTTCGGATACGACCCAGCGAGCTGA
- a CDS encoding TraR/DksA C4-type zinc finger protein produces the protein MPQDARARLDDLRADAAARVTAVADALDALTHDRSSLNDDDEHDPEGVPLSAEWSRLQGLAEAARSELTQVDAALARLDDGTYGICTRCGQPIPAARLEVRPFAELCVPCAEKQR, from the coding sequence ATGCCTCAGGATGCGCGAGCACGGCTGGACGACCTGCGAGCGGATGCCGCGGCCAGGGTCACCGCCGTCGCAGACGCGCTCGACGCGCTCACGCACGACCGGAGCAGCCTGAACGATGATGACGAACATGACCCGGAAGGTGTCCCGCTGTCGGCGGAGTGGTCACGGCTGCAGGGCCTCGCCGAGGCGGCACGTTCCGAGCTGACTCAGGTCGACGCGGCACTGGCGCGCCTCGACGACGGCACCTACGGCATCTGCACCCGGTGCGGTCAGCCGATCCCTGCAGCGCGCCTCGAGGTACGGCCGTTCGCCGAACTGTGCGTGCCGTGCGCCGAGAAGCAGCGCTGA
- a CDS encoding GntR family transcriptional regulator, with translation MPEPVIRPTARALAYGRIRDDIVHGVFAPGALLSENELAAALGLSRQPVREALLLIAQEGLVEVRPQSGTYVTRIDPDRVREAQFIREAIELASLAACSAPSEDDERMLRDIIARQRSASDRDAFYPLDEEFHRALLGLAGHANAWAAVSAAKGHLDRARYVGMSATRAVQDYVDDHERVLDALAAGDADAAIGALREHLRFVFDDLEAVRARHPELFDVTTPARTGRKTRR, from the coding sequence ATGCCCGAGCCCGTGATCCGCCCCACCGCGCGTGCGCTCGCCTACGGCCGGATCCGCGACGACATCGTCCACGGCGTGTTCGCCCCCGGGGCGCTGCTGTCCGAGAACGAGCTCGCGGCGGCTCTCGGCCTCAGCCGCCAGCCGGTCCGCGAGGCACTGCTGCTCATCGCGCAGGAGGGGCTCGTCGAGGTGCGGCCGCAGAGCGGCACCTACGTCACCCGCATCGATCCCGACCGGGTGCGCGAGGCGCAGTTCATCCGCGAGGCCATCGAGCTCGCCTCCCTCGCGGCATGCTCTGCGCCGTCGGAGGACGACGAGCGGATGCTGCGCGACATCATCGCCCGTCAGCGCTCCGCATCCGATCGGGACGCGTTCTACCCGCTGGATGAAGAGTTCCATCGCGCCCTGCTGGGACTCGCCGGACACGCCAACGCCTGGGCGGCGGTCAGTGCGGCGAAGGGCCATCTCGACCGTGCCCGCTACGTGGGCATGAGTGCGACCCGTGCCGTGCAGGACTACGTCGACGACCACGAGCGGGTGCTCGACGCGCTCGCCGCAGGTGATGCGGATGCCGCCATCGGCGCGCTTCGCGAGCATCTCCGTTTCGTCTTCGACGACCTCGAGGCGGTGCGGGCGCGGCATCCGGAGCTGTTCGACGTGACAACGCCGGCGCGCACGGGACGAAAGACGCGGCGCTGA
- the manD gene encoding D-mannonate dehydratase ManD, whose product MPIDKAEVIVTSPDRNFVTLKITTADGVTGLGDATLNGRELAVVAYLTEHVVPLLIGADEDRIEDTWQFLYRSCYWRRGPVTMAAIAAVDMALWDIKGKKAGMPVYQLLGGASRTGLLAYGHASGKEIPELFDSVRSHLEQGYRAIRIQTGVPGLKAIYGIASQSADAGGGESRYDHEPARRGAKPVEEDWDTRSYLHHLPGVFEAVRNEFGPDIPLLHDGHHRMTPIQAAKLGKSLEPYDLFWLEDCTPAENQEALRLVRQHTTTPLAIGEIFNTVWDFKDIIRDQLIDYVRGAVTHMGGITALKKTLDYAAMYQIKSGMHGPTDISPVGMAAAMHLGLAIHNFGIQEYMQHGSRTNEVFQQSFTWQNGLLHPGDNPGLGVELELDEAGKYPYEQAYLPYNRLADGTVHDW is encoded by the coding sequence ATGCCCATCGACAAGGCCGAAGTCATCGTCACGAGCCCTGATCGCAACTTCGTCACCCTCAAGATCACGACCGCCGACGGAGTGACCGGGCTCGGTGATGCGACCCTGAACGGCCGCGAACTCGCCGTCGTCGCCTACCTCACCGAGCACGTCGTCCCGCTGCTGATCGGCGCCGACGAAGACCGCATCGAAGACACCTGGCAGTTCCTCTACCGCAGCTGCTACTGGCGCCGCGGGCCCGTGACGATGGCCGCCATCGCCGCCGTCGACATGGCCCTCTGGGACATCAAGGGCAAGAAGGCCGGCATGCCCGTCTACCAGCTGCTCGGCGGAGCATCCCGCACCGGACTCCTCGCCTACGGCCACGCGTCCGGCAAGGAGATCCCCGAGCTCTTCGACTCGGTGCGCTCGCACCTCGAGCAGGGCTACCGTGCGATCCGCATCCAGACCGGCGTGCCGGGGCTGAAGGCCATCTACGGCATCGCCTCCCAGTCGGCGGATGCCGGGGGCGGCGAGTCCCGCTACGACCACGAGCCCGCCCGGCGCGGCGCGAAGCCGGTCGAGGAGGACTGGGACACCCGCTCGTACCTGCACCACCTTCCCGGCGTCTTCGAAGCCGTGCGCAACGAGTTCGGACCCGACATCCCGCTGCTGCACGACGGTCACCACCGGATGACGCCGATCCAGGCCGCGAAGCTCGGCAAGTCGCTCGAGCCCTACGACCTGTTCTGGCTCGAGGACTGCACCCCGGCCGAGAACCAGGAGGCGCTGCGCCTCGTCCGCCAGCACACCACCACTCCGCTCGCGATCGGCGAGATCTTCAACACGGTCTGGGACTTCAAGGACATCATCCGCGACCAGCTCATCGACTACGTGCGCGGCGCCGTCACCCACATGGGCGGCATCACCGCTCTCAAGAAGACCCTCGACTACGCCGCGATGTACCAGATCAAGTCGGGCATGCACGGCCCGACCGACATCTCGCCCGTCGGTATGGCGGCGGCGATGCACCTGGGCCTCGCGATCCACAACTTCGGCATCCAGGAGTACATGCAGCACGGCAGCCGCACGAACGAGGTGTTCCAGCAGTCGTTCACCTGGCAGAACGGCCTGCTGCACCCGGGCGACAACCCGGGTCTCGGCGTCGAACTCGAACTCGATGAGGCGGGCAAGTACCCGTACGAGCAGGCCTACCTGCCGTACAACCGCCTCGCCGACGGCACCGTTCACGATTGGTGA
- a CDS encoding tryptophan-rich sensory protein, translating to MSETMRSDRIRQVIVAVTVLAAVVLAFVGSGVLGGTPIKDAAGGAFASDATVLAPTGAAFGIWSVIYLGLFGYAVWQAFPAQAAKPIHRAVGYGVAASSLLNAVWIACVQASRIAESTVIIVVLLVVLLATFARLRRRPRRGTVAEIVLVDGTVGLYLGWVTVATAANLAAWLAAIGVDGWAEAPAWPAIVALCVVGLLAIATAWSGGRWAPAVATYWGLAWIAVERWTGAPAEPTVAWTAIILAVVVLGVSAWSFFRRIRRT from the coding sequence ATGAGCGAGACGATGAGGTCCGACCGCATCCGCCAGGTGATCGTCGCCGTCACGGTGCTGGCGGCCGTGGTGCTCGCGTTCGTGGGATCCGGAGTGCTGGGAGGCACCCCGATCAAGGATGCCGCTGGCGGCGCGTTCGCCTCGGATGCGACCGTGCTCGCGCCCACCGGGGCCGCGTTCGGAATCTGGTCGGTCATCTACCTCGGCCTGTTCGGCTACGCAGTCTGGCAGGCGTTCCCGGCCCAGGCAGCCAAGCCCATCCATCGCGCGGTCGGCTACGGGGTCGCCGCATCATCGCTGCTCAACGCGGTGTGGATCGCCTGCGTGCAGGCGTCGCGCATCGCTGAATCGACGGTGATCATCGTCGTGCTGCTCGTGGTGCTGCTGGCGACTTTCGCCCGGCTGCGCCGTCGGCCCCGCCGCGGGACCGTCGCCGAGATCGTCCTCGTCGACGGCACGGTCGGGCTCTATCTCGGATGGGTCACCGTCGCGACGGCGGCGAACCTCGCCGCCTGGCTCGCGGCGATCGGCGTCGACGGATGGGCGGAGGCACCGGCCTGGCCGGCCATCGTCGCACTCTGCGTCGTCGGCCTGCTCGCGATCGCCACCGCGTGGAGCGGCGGACGCTGGGCACCCGCCGTCGCGACCTACTGGGGGCTCGCCTGGATCGCCGTCGAACGCTGGACCGGTGCCCCCGCGGAACCCACCGTCGCCTGGACGGCGATCATCCTCGCGGTCGTGGTTCTCGGCGTCAGCGCCTGGTCGTTCTTCCGCCGAATCCGCAGAACCTGA
- a CDS encoding Gfo/Idh/MocA family oxidoreductase, with the protein MTDPVDDASPLRVGIVGAGGIAPPHITALLALGVQVSILARSGARALADRHGLTLVEDLDDLIEHVDVIDILTPTTTHAEIALRAIARGRDVICEKPLAANADEAAGLVRAAADAGIRLFPAHVVRYFSDYAWAKQEIDAGRIGELVEQNLLRRVAAPPSGWFFDEKAGGGLIRDLMIHDLDQAVWVAGPATTVSATQDPPSGAGRVTPPVRAEVVLTHRSGVVSRVRAEWAKAGTPFRTRAEFIGTGGVLRIGNDDDSEDSAPLLHVPPASDTDPYLAQLADFVEALRERRDARVSPADGVAAVALVDAAYASLASGQPVSLGE; encoded by the coding sequence GTGACCGACCCTGTGGACGACGCGTCTCCGCTGCGCGTGGGAATCGTCGGCGCCGGCGGCATCGCGCCACCGCACATCACGGCCCTCCTCGCTCTCGGCGTGCAGGTCAGCATCCTCGCCCGCAGCGGCGCTCGCGCACTCGCCGATCGCCACGGCCTCACGCTCGTCGAAGACCTCGACGACCTGATCGAGCACGTCGACGTCATCGACATCCTCACGCCGACGACCACGCATGCCGAGATCGCGCTGCGTGCGATCGCCCGCGGAAGAGATGTCATCTGCGAGAAGCCGCTCGCCGCAAACGCCGACGAGGCGGCCGGCCTGGTGCGTGCGGCTGCGGACGCCGGCATCCGACTGTTCCCCGCTCATGTCGTGCGGTACTTCAGCGACTACGCCTGGGCGAAGCAGGAGATCGACGCGGGGCGCATCGGCGAGCTCGTCGAGCAGAATCTGCTGCGCAGGGTCGCCGCGCCTCCCAGCGGATGGTTCTTCGATGAGAAAGCCGGGGGCGGACTGATCCGCGATCTGATGATCCACGACCTCGACCAGGCCGTCTGGGTCGCCGGCCCTGCGACGACGGTGTCGGCCACCCAGGATCCGCCGTCGGGCGCTGGCCGAGTCACTCCGCCGGTCCGTGCCGAGGTCGTGCTCACGCACCGCAGCGGCGTCGTCAGCCGCGTCCGCGCCGAGTGGGCCAAGGCGGGGACGCCGTTCCGCACCCGAGCCGAGTTCATCGGCACGGGTGGAGTGCTGCGGATCGGGAACGACGACGACTCCGAAGATTCGGCACCCCTGCTGCACGTGCCGCCGGCATCCGACACCGACCCCTATCTCGCCCAGCTCGCCGACTTCGTCGAGGCGCTCCGCGAGCGACGCGATGCCCGGGTGTCGCCGGCGGACGGCGTCGCGGCCGTGGCCTTGGTGGATGCGGCGTACGCATCCCTCGCATCCGGGCAACCCGTCTCGCTCGGCGAGTGA
- a CDS encoding MepB family protein — protein MTFSAFETYAAGKGISASVVPEPQNSDYESGRIEIDGAAWHIRTARNTPTKPGAFVAFWRRDGDGKTVPFGSSDPAAGLLVFVEQGGGRGVFRFTAAHLAELGVTSVRGPGKRGFRLYPSWCEGLNRQAAATQRAQAPAFQEY, from the coding sequence ATGACCTTCAGCGCATTCGAGACCTACGCGGCCGGTAAGGGGATCTCAGCGTCGGTCGTCCCTGAGCCGCAGAACAGCGACTACGAATCGGGTCGGATCGAGATCGACGGCGCTGCGTGGCACATCCGCACCGCGCGGAACACGCCGACCAAGCCGGGGGCGTTCGTGGCGTTCTGGCGTCGGGACGGTGACGGGAAGACGGTGCCGTTCGGCAGCAGCGATCCCGCCGCAGGCCTGCTCGTCTTCGTGGAGCAGGGAGGCGGGCGCGGAGTGTTCCGGTTCACCGCCGCGCATCTTGCGGAGCTGGGCGTCACGTCGGTGCGAGGCCCGGGCAAGCGAGGATTCCGTCTGTATCCGAGCTGGTGCGAGGGGCTGAACCGTCAGGCGGCCGCCACGCAGCGCGCGCAGGCGCCGGCATTCCAGGAGTACTGA
- a CDS encoding hotdog fold domain-containing protein, producing MTTSPIKKTYQALRTRPLGMRIFSAIVSMKAPYFRTIRPMIVSLEPGRGEARIRDRWGVHNHIGTVHAIACCNLAELVAGTTIDFSLPETHRWIPKGMNVGYLLKAKGTLTAVGTIEGLETLAADEARDVIVSVDVTDPGGAVVVHADITMWVTPRRTASSGV from the coding sequence ATGACGACCTCCCCCATCAAGAAGACGTACCAGGCATTGCGTACCCGCCCGCTCGGCATGCGGATCTTCAGCGCGATCGTGAGCATGAAGGCTCCGTATTTCCGCACCATCCGCCCCATGATCGTCTCGCTCGAGCCGGGGCGCGGCGAAGCGCGCATCCGCGACCGGTGGGGAGTGCACAATCACATCGGCACCGTGCACGCCATCGCGTGCTGCAACCTGGCCGAGCTCGTGGCCGGCACCACCATCGACTTCTCGCTGCCGGAGACGCACCGCTGGATCCCCAAGGGCATGAACGTCGGGTACCTCCTGAAGGCGAAGGGCACGCTCACCGCCGTCGGCACGATCGAGGGACTGGAGACGCTGGCCGCGGATGAGGCGCGTGACGTGATCGTCTCCGTCGATGTCACCGATCCCGGTGGCGCGGTCGTGGTGCACGCCGACATCACGATGTGGGTGACGCCGCGGCGGACCGCATCGAGCGGGGTCTGA